The following proteins come from a genomic window of Desulfovulcanus ferrireducens:
- a CDS encoding glycosyltransferase family 4 protein, whose protein sequence is MKIVFIISSLGSGGAERVLTLIANYLSNKYTVTIITLSSEKPFYKIDKKIKLIQLDLLKISRNKFESLYNTVKRILILKKTLKQVNADVNISFMTHTNILSIIASKLNQQKIIASEDIEYYYYNNKFLFFIRKIVYKFSDFLIVKTFADKKNYDFLKKVCVIGNPLPSISFKIDSKKEPFILAVGRLDKQKGFDTLIEVYSKIDTDWKLYIAGEGKERENLQSLIKSLKLENRVILLGIREDIFEWYAKASIFVLSSRKEGFGNVLIEAMAFGCAVVSFDCPYGPNEIIQDGVNGLLIENQNSQALAGAIKKLIDDQVLREKLSQEALKVRETYHIKKIIGAWEEVIRLVL, encoded by the coding sequence ATGAAGATAGTATTTATTATTTCATCACTAGGAAGTGGAGGCGCAGAGAGGGTTTTAACACTAATTGCAAACTACTTATCTAATAAATATACAGTTACAATAATAACACTGTCAAGTGAAAAACCATTTTATAAAATTGATAAAAAAATTAAACTAATACAGTTAGATTTATTAAAAATTTCAAGAAATAAATTTGAGTCATTATATAACACTGTAAAAAGAATCTTAATATTAAAAAAAACTCTTAAACAAGTTAATGCAGATGTGAATATATCTTTTATGACTCATACAAATATTTTATCAATTATTGCTTCAAAATTAAATCAGCAAAAAATTATTGCTTCTGAGGATATAGAATATTATTATTATAATAATAAGTTTTTATTTTTTATAAGAAAAATAGTTTATAAATTTTCAGATTTTTTAATAGTAAAAACTTTTGCTGATAAAAAAAATTATGATTTTTTAAAAAAAGTATGTGTTATTGGTAATCCTTTACCAAGTATATCTTTTAAAATAGATTCTAAAAAAGAACCATTTATTTTAGCTGTAGGACGATTAGATAAACAAAAGGGGTTTGATACTTTAATCGAAGTTTATTCAAAAATAGATACAGATTGGAAACTATATATTGCTGGTGAGGGAAAGGAAAGAGAAAATTTACAAAGTTTAATAAAAAGTTTAAAGTTAGAAAATAGAGTAATATTATTAGGTATAAGAGAAGATATTTTTGAATGGTATGCAAAAGCTTCAATTTTTGTTCTTTCTTCAAGAAAAGAGGGGTTTGGAAATGTTTTAATAGAAGCGATGGCTTTTGGTTGTGCTGTAGTGAGCTTTGATTGTCCCTATGGTCCTAATGAGATTATTCAAGATGGTGTTAATGGTCTTTTGATTGAAAATCAAAATAGTCAAGCTCTTGCAGGAGCTATCAAAAAACTTATTGATGATCAGGTATTAAGAGAAAAACTATCACAAGAGGCACTTAAAGTAAGAGAGACTTACCATATTAAAAAAATTATTGGTGCGTGGGAAGAAGTGATAAGATTAGTTTTGTAA
- a CDS encoding glycosyltransferase yields the protein MKVALAIRSLDIGGAERQFIELVKHIDKTRFDVTVCTMYGGAQEEIVKSIPLITYYNLGKKGRYDFVTFFKKYRQLLKEIQPDVTYSFLGEMNLFSLWCKPKKSKIIWGFRASNMDLKQYGKVPQILFWLQKRLSCRVDRIIANSSASIEFHRTQGFDMSRAMVIHNGIDIERFKRDHNARLKFRDMYGVRGDQIAIGIVARIDYMKGYTVFAKAMKKILDRYDQVKAFAVGDGDRTIKKRCEEILGAHNGVRFQWLGQRGDVEVVYSGLDIAVSSSSFGEGFSNSIAEAMSCEVPCVVTDVGDSKKMVGATGIVVEPNNVNSLYCGIKEMISKKNVISLGKKARKRIKEKFSIERMVMKTERALFHVIESM from the coding sequence ATGAAAGTTGCTCTTGCCATCCGTTCTCTTGATATTGGTGGTGCAGAGCGTCAATTTATCGAACTGGTTAAACATATCGATAAAACCAGGTTTGATGTAACAGTGTGTACGATGTATGGGGGTGCGCAAGAAGAAATAGTTAAAAGTATTCCACTGATTACCTATTACAACCTCGGGAAAAAAGGGCGTTATGATTTTGTGACATTTTTCAAAAAATATCGTCAGCTTTTAAAAGAAATTCAACCGGATGTGACTTATTCTTTTCTTGGAGAGATGAACCTCTTTTCCCTGTGGTGCAAACCTAAAAAGTCGAAGATTATTTGGGGATTTCGAGCATCCAATATGGACTTGAAACAGTACGGTAAGGTTCCTCAGATACTCTTTTGGTTACAAAAGAGACTGTCATGTCGTGTCGATAGAATTATCGCCAATTCATCGGCATCAATAGAGTTTCATCGGACGCAAGGTTTTGATATGTCACGTGCCATGGTGATCCATAACGGTATCGATATAGAGAGATTTAAAAGAGATCACAATGCAAGATTAAAATTTCGTGACATGTACGGTGTTAGAGGTGACCAGATTGCCATAGGAATTGTGGCAAGGATCGACTATATGAAAGGATATACGGTCTTCGCTAAAGCGATGAAAAAAATTTTAGATCGATATGATCAGGTGAAAGCCTTTGCAGTAGGCGACGGAGATAGAACGATTAAAAAAAGGTGTGAAGAGATTCTTGGAGCTCATAACGGTGTGCGCTTTCAATGGCTTGGTCAAAGAGGAGATGTCGAGGTAGTCTATAGTGGATTAGATATTGCTGTCTCATCTTCTAGTTTTGGTGAAGGTTTCAGTAATTCGATTGCAGAAGCGATGAGTTGTGAGGTGCCATGTGTTGTGACTGATGTTGGAGATTCAAAGAAAATGGTTGGTGCTACAGGAATAGTTGTTGAGCCTAATAATGTAAACAGTTTATATTGTGGAATAAAAGAGATGATAAGCAAAAAGAATGTTATATCTCTTGGCAAGAAAGCAAGGAAAAGAATAAAAGAAAAGTTTTCAATTGAAAGAATGGTTATGAAAACGGAACGAGCACTATTTCATGTTATAGAATCAATGTAA
- a CDS encoding glycosyltransferase family 4 protein, which translates to MMLYKLLSRLDRKKFSCRVISLLPIGSIGEKIQRLGIQVDTLNLTRGIPSLLAFIKTISLIRSWRPDIIQTWLYHADLLGLIAAKIACKGRVIWNIRCSNMDFAQYRKSTAWVVKINALFSSFPEAVITNSFTAKDYHFNLGYSPKRFLVIPNGFELGTFKPDDADREKIRQELGISANDLCVGMVARYDVMKDHSNFLRAAGLVRKEMPDVQFILCGQDVDDKNKQLMDLVHKFALDKNVYLLGLREDIPRLLSGLDVYSSSSFGEGFPNVIGEAMACGLPCVVTDVGDCSRIVGDTGIVVPPKDSQALAKGMLALLSMPEEDRNKLGLKARKRIEEHYSLKKIVKQYEQLYFLVN; encoded by the coding sequence GTGATGCTTTATAAACTTCTTTCCCGCCTGGATAGAAAAAAATTTTCTTGCCGCGTAATTTCTCTTTTGCCAATTGGTTCAATAGGAGAAAAAATTCAGCGCTTAGGTATCCAAGTTGACACGCTGAATTTAACCCGCGGCATTCCCTCTCTTTTAGCCTTTATAAAAACAATCTCTTTAATTCGTTCCTGGCGGCCAGATATAATCCAAACCTGGCTTTATCATGCTGATTTATTGGGGTTAATTGCGGCAAAAATTGCCTGTAAAGGCAGAGTTATATGGAACATCCGCTGTTCGAATATGGATTTTGCTCAGTACAGAAAATCAACTGCTTGGGTAGTAAAAATCAACGCTCTTTTTTCCTCATTCCCTGAAGCAGTAATAACTAATTCCTTTACAGCTAAAGACTATCATTTTAACCTCGGGTATAGCCCAAAGAGATTTCTAGTGATCCCTAACGGTTTCGAACTGGGAACGTTTAAACCAGATGATGCGGACAGGGAAAAAATTCGACAGGAACTTGGAATTTCAGCAAATGACTTATGTGTAGGAATGGTGGCCCGTTATGATGTGATGAAAGATCATAGTAATTTTTTGCGGGCGGCGGGATTGGTTAGAAAAGAGATGCCAGATGTGCAATTTATTCTCTGTGGGCAGGATGTTGATGACAAAAATAAGCAACTAATGGATCTAGTTCATAAGTTTGCGCTTGATAAAAATGTTTATTTGCTTGGGCTCAGAGAGGATATTCCCCGTTTGTTATCAGGCCTGGATGTCTATTCTTCTTCTTCTTTTGGTGAAGGCTTTCCTAATGTGATTGGAGAAGCCATGGCCTGCGGCCTTCCTTGTGTTGTCACAGATGTGGGAGACTGCTCCAGGATAGTTGGCGATACAGGTATCGTTGTACCGCCAAAGGATTCTCAGGCTTTGGCTAAGGGGATGTTAGCTCTCCTATCGATGCCGGAAGAAGATAGAAATAAGTTGGGATTAAAGGCCAGAAAAAGGATAGAAGAGCATTATAGTCTGAAGAAGATAGTGAAGCAGTATGAGCAATTGTATTTTTTAGTAAATTGA
- the asnB gene encoding asparagine synthase (glutamine-hydrolyzing) — MCGIAGFIDFACSQNRFSLESTVRRMADTLTHRGPDAGGVWVDEQRSVALGHRRLAIIDLLPSGNQPMLSPGGRYIIVFNGEIYNFQQLRQELAGRNIEWRGNSDTEVMLAAFEVLGVERAIKKFIGMFAFALWDRQKRCLYLVRDRLGIKPLYYGWAGKTFLFASELKALRAYPGWSAEINRNALSLFLRHNYIPTPYSIYEGVFKLQPGTILTISFDSIPGSLPEPDVYWSAKEVTEEGVRKQFALSEEDLVEQLDLLLKDAIGLRMIADVPLGAFLSGGIDSSTVVALMQTQSHKPVKTFTIGFEEEGFNEAVQAKAVADYLKTDHTELYVTPNQAMAVIPKLPTLYDEPFADSSQIPTYLVSELTRQHVTVSLSGDGGDELFGGYNRYFWGRSIWQKIGWVPGGLRNLLSGGLTLLSPQAWDNLFMKLEPILPGKVGQRFPGDKLHKLAEILAVENPEAMYRGLVSHWKKPATIVSGAVEPLTVLTDSKRWANLPDFTLRMMFLDLVSYLPDDILVKVDRASMGVSLEARVPFLDHRVVEFAWRVPLSLKVKNGQGKWILRRVLYKYLPKELVERPKMGFGVPLADWLRGPLRDWAESLLNEARLKQEGFFNPAPIRQKWHEHLSGKRNWQYYLWDILMFQAWLERWG; from the coding sequence ATGTGTGGAATAGCAGGCTTTATCGACTTTGCATGTTCGCAGAACAGATTTTCTTTGGAATCTACGGTTCGTAGGATGGCCGATACCTTAACTCATCGTGGCCCTGACGCTGGTGGAGTCTGGGTCGATGAACAAAGGAGCGTGGCATTAGGCCATCGTCGCCTGGCTATTATTGATCTTTTGCCTTCCGGGAACCAGCCCATGCTTTCTCCTGGAGGCAGATACATAATTGTTTTTAATGGGGAGATATATAATTTTCAGCAGTTACGGCAGGAATTGGCAGGAAGGAATATTGAATGGCGCGGGAACTCAGATACTGAAGTCATGCTGGCTGCTTTTGAGGTTTTAGGAGTAGAACGGGCAATAAAAAAATTTATTGGCATGTTTGCCTTTGCCCTCTGGGATAGACAAAAGCGTTGTCTGTATCTAGTGCGTGACCGTTTAGGCATCAAGCCTCTTTATTATGGTTGGGCAGGGAAGACATTTTTATTTGCATCAGAGCTTAAGGCACTACGAGCATATCCCGGCTGGTCGGCTGAGATAAACCGAAATGCGTTGTCTCTTTTTTTACGCCATAATTACATACCTACTCCTTATTCTATCTATGAGGGTGTTTTTAAACTCCAGCCTGGCACTATCCTTACTATCTCATTTGATAGTATTCCCGGTTCATTGCCAGAGCCTGATGTATACTGGTCGGCCAAAGAAGTTACGGAAGAAGGAGTTCGCAAACAATTTGCATTAAGTGAAGAGGACCTGGTCGAGCAGTTGGATTTATTGCTTAAAGACGCCATTGGTTTGCGCATGATTGCCGATGTACCTCTGGGCGCTTTTTTATCCGGTGGAATTGATTCCTCAACAGTTGTCGCTTTAATGCAGACCCAGTCACATAAGCCTGTTAAGACTTTTACTATTGGTTTTGAAGAGGAAGGATTTAATGAGGCTGTTCAGGCAAAGGCTGTAGCTGATTACCTTAAGACAGACCATACTGAGCTTTATGTTACGCCGAACCAGGCAATGGCAGTAATTCCAAAGTTACCCACTCTCTATGATGAACCTTTTGCTGATTCTTCCCAGATACCAACTTATCTGGTTTCTGAGCTTACCCGGCAGCATGTGACAGTAAGTCTTTCAGGCGATGGAGGAGATGAACTCTTTGGTGGGTATAATCGTTATTTCTGGGGACGAAGTATCTGGCAAAAGATTGGATGGGTTCCCGGTGGATTAAGAAATTTATTGTCTGGAGGCTTGACCCTCTTATCGCCTCAGGCCTGGGACAATTTGTTTATGAAACTTGAACCTATACTTCCTGGGAAAGTTGGACAACGTTTCCCAGGAGATAAGCTCCATAAACTGGCCGAGATTTTGGCGGTGGAGAATCCCGAGGCCATGTATCGCGGGCTGGTCTCTCATTGGAAGAAACCAGCCACAATAGTTTCTGGCGCTGTTGAACCGTTAACAGTACTGACTGATTCAAAACGTTGGGCGAACTTACCTGATTTTACTCTGCGAATGATGTTTTTGGACTTGGTCAGTTATTTGCCTGACGATATACTGGTCAAGGTTGACCGGGCCAGCATGGGGGTGAGTCTTGAAGCTCGAGTGCCTTTTTTGGATCATCGGGTTGTAGAATTTGCGTGGCGGGTGCCTCTTTCCTTGAAGGTCAAAAACGGCCAGGGGAAGTGGATATTAAGACGCGTATTATATAAATATTTGCCTAAAGAGTTGGTTGAGCGTCCCAAAATGGGATTTGGGGTGCCACTAGCTGATTGGTTGCGTGGGCCACTGCGTGATTGGGCGGAAAGCTTGTTAAATGAGGCGCGGCTGAAGCAGGAAGGCTTTTTTAATCCAGCACCAATTCGCCAGAAGTGGCATGAACATCTGTCAGGAAAACGTAATTGGCAGTATTATCTTTGGGATATCCTGATGTTTCAGGCCTGGTTGGAGCGCTGGGGGTAG
- a CDS encoding glycosyltransferase family 4 protein, which yields MAVLSLGYPDVSGLVGALGVVLAKKTKILFLVTEDWYFWSHRLPIARAARDMGKDVVVATRLQKHANLIREEGFRPISLSWKRKSIHPARELFSFYEILKIYRQEKPDIVHHVALKPVIYGTIAAIFAGIPGVINALAGMGFVFASQRIKARLVRPFLLFLFRFLLQRKNTWLIVQNPDDRELFLSRDICSRDRIILIPGSGVDTAKFQPVPEPRNGVPVIVMVSRMLWDKGVGEVVEAAKILKDKGYKFEVWLVGSPDPENPASILEKQLLDWHDSGLVKYLGYQEDVSHIWRQAHIGVLPSYREGLPKSLLEGAASGRPLVTTDTPGCREVVRDGENGFLVPVRDASALADALAKLLEDRALRHKMGEKGRRIVEKEFSEQIVVEQTINLYQRILEKSILI from the coding sequence TTGGCAGTATTATCTTTGGGATATCCTGATGTTTCAGGCCTGGTTGGAGCGCTGGGGGTAGTATTGGCAAAAAAGACAAAAATTTTATTTTTGGTTACAGAAGATTGGTATTTTTGGTCGCATCGTTTGCCCATCGCCAGAGCTGCCCGAGATATGGGCAAGGACGTTGTTGTAGCTACCAGGTTGCAGAAACATGCCAATCTTATTCGTGAGGAAGGTTTTCGACCAATATCCCTTTCCTGGAAAAGAAAATCTATTCATCCTGCCCGAGAATTGTTTTCATTCTATGAGATATTAAAAATATATAGGCAAGAGAAACCAGACATTGTCCACCATGTTGCGCTAAAACCAGTAATTTATGGTACTATTGCAGCGATATTTGCAGGCATTCCAGGTGTAATCAATGCGCTGGCTGGCATGGGATTTGTTTTTGCTTCCCAGCGTATAAAGGCTAGACTGGTTCGTCCTTTTTTGCTTTTTTTATTTCGTTTTCTTTTACAGCGTAAAAATACTTGGCTGATTGTACAAAATCCAGACGACAGAGAACTTTTTTTGAGCCGTGATATTTGTTCTAGAGATAGAATTATCCTCATACCTGGATCTGGAGTAGACACTGCGAAATTTCAACCTGTTCCTGAACCACGGAATGGTGTGCCTGTCATTGTCATGGTCTCCAGGATGCTTTGGGATAAGGGGGTTGGTGAGGTGGTGGAAGCAGCCAAAATTTTAAAGGATAAGGGCTATAAATTTGAGGTATGGCTGGTGGGCTCTCCTGATCCCGAAAATCCAGCATCCATTTTAGAAAAACAGCTATTGGATTGGCACGACAGTGGTTTGGTAAAATATCTGGGGTACCAGGAGGACGTGAGCCATATCTGGAGGCAAGCGCATATAGGTGTGTTACCCTCTTATAGAGAGGGGTTGCCAAAATCTCTTCTTGAGGGAGCAGCGAGTGGGCGTCCTCTTGTGACTACTGATACCCCTGGTTGCCGTGAGGTAGTTCGAGATGGCGAAAATGGTTTTCTGGTTCCTGTAAGGGATGCCAGTGCGTTGGCGGATGCCTTGGCCAAGCTTCTTGAAGACAGAGCGCTTAGGCACAAAATGGGAGAAAAGGGGAGAAGAATAGTTGAGAAAGAATTCTCCGAACAAATTGTAGTTGAGCAGACAATAAATCTTTATCAGAGGATATTAGAAAAAAGTATCTTAATATAA
- a CDS encoding NAD-dependent epimerase/dehydratase family protein, with protein MSKVLVTGAAGYIGQHLCQRLRACGKHILALTRDQVTGPWDENLVADIGKDSIPAKSLTGVDTIFHLAGKAHAFFERKGEEKEYEKINVQGTRSLLEAARKAGVSRFIFFSSVKAMGEGGLQCLDETSSCHPQTSYGRTKLVAENFVLHGGYVPHPVVLRLSMVYGPRAKGNLSQMIKFIKKGIFPPLPEIENKRSMVHVEDVVQAAILAAEKPEARSQLYLVTDGNVYSTRQIYLWIRQILGKGEPVFAVPWFVWQFGAKAGDLLGGLRGRRFIFDSQTLDKLFGSAWYSSAKIKKELGFKPRWDLQSAMPEIIYA; from the coding sequence ATGTCCAAGGTTTTAGTCACTGGAGCGGCAGGATATATTGGCCAGCATCTTTGTCAGAGATTGCGTGCCTGTGGCAAACACATTCTAGCTTTGACTCGTGATCAGGTTACAGGCCCATGGGATGAAAATCTTGTGGCAGATATTGGTAAAGATTCAATTCCTGCCAAAAGCTTGACTGGTGTTGATACGATATTTCATTTAGCTGGCAAGGCCCATGCATTTTTCGAGCGCAAGGGAGAGGAAAAGGAATATGAGAAGATAAATGTGCAGGGGACCAGAAGTTTACTTGAAGCAGCAAGAAAAGCAGGCGTCAGCCGATTTATTTTTTTTAGTAGCGTCAAGGCCATGGGTGAGGGCGGACTGCAATGTCTGGATGAAACTTCGTCATGTCATCCGCAAACATCGTACGGAAGAACAAAGTTGGTTGCAGAAAATTTTGTTCTTCATGGTGGATATGTGCCTCATCCGGTTGTCTTGCGCTTGAGCATGGTTTACGGACCACGAGCAAAAGGAAATTTGTCACAAATGATTAAATTCATAAAAAAGGGGATTTTTCCTCCCTTGCCTGAGATAGAGAATAAACGCTCCATGGTCCATGTGGAGGATGTAGTACAGGCTGCGATACTGGCTGCTGAGAAGCCAGAGGCCCGGTCACAGCTTTACCTTGTAACGGATGGTAATGTTTATAGCACAAGGCAAATATATCTTTGGATAAGACAGATTTTGGGAAAAGGAGAACCTGTTTTCGCTGTGCCCTGGTTTGTTTGGCAGTTTGGTGCAAAGGCCGGTGATTTACTTGGTGGCCTCAGAGGCAGAAGATTTATTTTTGACTCACAAACTCTGGATAAACTTTTTGGTTCTGCGTGGTATAGTTCGGCCAAGATAAAAAAAGAGCTTGGCTTTAAGCCTAGATGGGATTTGCAGTCTGCTATGCCGGAAATAATATATGCGTGA
- a CDS encoding STT3 domain-containing protein — protein sequence MKRLQLQGRYSDEQPANFINNIYIFIFSLLITYALCVSLRLVEYPAWQTPYFQVGGEKLMATHDAYAWLAGAKGINRYAGAPLAELVASISHCTGISPGNVGFWLPALLAPLVVVPIVLLGLAFGQSEATLAPAIMAGTGIGFLLRTRLGFLDTDVLTLFFPLTVGSGLVVWLSEMCRSTWKFKDRESDEKGLFKFFFVAVLIGLLIKIYLWFYSSGSSIALSLLGMALILSLVLGYLQLRLHILLGFLILYLVAYGGWVTFLVTLCFLLAVVWKSDFLKQKRVLVVLFIIGSGLLFTHTNILAQIGSVFYSFLKYTKVFPSEMLNSTSLHLPSVVQSVREAQNVNWTQLISRISGNWILFAGGLAGLVYLAWKRPLMLIFLPLLGLAIASVKLGNRFTMYGGVVIGLGLGFGLNSLLLHFKQPLFRRILIHLALALLVSWPSFSIMKNLRAAPVLPAIYAQTFLELKGKADYKAQLWQWWDYGYAGQYYAERETFGDGGRQSGPWLYPLAKVHITSSPLQANQVIKLVATTLDSQDKKLVSTDGIKAVLYQGDPIKFLKDLGPQKAESFIFSLAQEEKSWPSGLPEQYFIVSWENLRLAYWISYFGNWNLLTGKTVPGKIRRLIGVVNFDLRNGVIKFGQRLIKIRALDVIDQGGTRHFEWSNTKNLYALMNQFSKELYLMDKTIYKSMMVQMLISDPGQFKPYFELVIDHYPWSRAYMVK from the coding sequence ATGAAAAGGCTACAATTGCAAGGACGATACTCAGATGAACAACCAGCCAATTTCATCAATAATATTTATATTTTTATTTTTTCTTTGCTAATTACCTATGCACTCTGTGTCTCTCTAAGACTTGTAGAATATCCGGCTTGGCAGACGCCTTATTTCCAAGTTGGCGGCGAAAAGCTTATGGCTACCCATGATGCTTATGCCTGGCTGGCTGGAGCTAAAGGAATAAATAGATATGCTGGTGCGCCATTGGCAGAACTTGTTGCCTCTATATCACATTGTACAGGAATAAGTCCGGGTAATGTAGGTTTTTGGCTACCAGCATTATTAGCTCCTTTGGTGGTCGTGCCTATTGTCTTGTTAGGTTTGGCCTTTGGACAAAGCGAGGCAACTTTAGCCCCTGCAATTATGGCCGGTACGGGTATAGGTTTCTTATTGAGGACAAGATTGGGGTTCTTGGACACAGATGTGCTCACCTTGTTTTTCCCCCTGACTGTTGGATCTGGTCTGGTTGTCTGGCTTTCTGAAATGTGTCGGAGTACCTGGAAGTTCAAAGACCGCGAGAGCGACGAAAAGGGGTTGTTTAAGTTTTTTTTTGTTGCTGTTCTAATTGGACTTTTGATAAAGATATATTTATGGTTTTATAGTTCGGGAAGTTCAATTGCACTCAGTTTACTGGGTATGGCTTTAATTTTATCCTTAGTGCTGGGATACCTACAACTCAGGTTGCATATCCTTCTTGGCTTTTTAATATTGTATCTTGTTGCTTATGGTGGCTGGGTTACTTTTTTAGTGACTTTATGTTTTCTCTTGGCCGTAGTATGGAAGTCTGATTTCTTAAAGCAAAAAAGAGTTCTTGTAGTCTTGTTTATTATAGGTTCAGGGTTGTTATTCACCCATACCAATATCCTTGCTCAAATTGGTAGTGTCTTTTATAGTTTTTTAAAGTATACTAAAGTATTTCCATCAGAAATGCTTAATTCCACCTCTTTGCATTTGCCATCTGTTGTCCAAAGTGTCCGCGAAGCACAGAACGTCAATTGGACACAGCTCATTTCTCGCATTTCAGGCAACTGGATTCTGTTTGCTGGAGGGTTGGCAGGTCTAGTATATCTCGCCTGGAAAAGGCCGCTAATGTTAATTTTTTTGCCTCTTTTAGGCTTGGCTATAGCCAGTGTTAAGCTGGGTAATAGATTTACCATGTATGGAGGCGTAGTTATCGGGCTTGGCCTGGGCTTTGGTTTGAATTCACTTTTATTGCATTTTAAACAACCCTTATTTCGACGTATTTTGATCCATCTTGCTCTGGCCTTACTTGTCAGCTGGCCTTCTTTTTCCATAATGAAGAACCTAAGAGCTGCACCAGTTTTGCCGGCAATTTATGCCCAGACCTTTTTAGAGTTAAAGGGTAAGGCCGACTACAAGGCACAACTCTGGCAATGGTGGGATTATGGTTATGCAGGGCAATATTATGCAGAACGGGAAACTTTTGGGGATGGTGGCAGGCAGAGTGGACCCTGGCTTTATCCTCTGGCTAAAGTGCATATAACAAGTTCCCCTCTTCAAGCCAATCAGGTTATTAAGCTGGTGGCTACAACTTTGGACAGTCAAGATAAGAAATTAGTCTCCACTGATGGCATAAAGGCTGTATTGTATCAGGGCGATCCCATTAAATTTTTAAAAGATTTGGGTCCTCAAAAAGCAGAGAGTTTTATTTTTAGTTTGGCCCAAGAAGAGAAGAGTTGGCCTTCTGGTTTGCCTGAACAATATTTTATCGTTTCCTGGGAAAATTTACGTCTTGCTTACTGGATTAGTTATTTTGGTAATTGGAATCTGCTTACTGGAAAAACTGTTCCTGGGAAGATTAGGCGCTTAATTGGAGTTGTAAATTTTGATTTAAGAAATGGGGTAATTAAGTTTGGTCAACGGCTGATAAAAATCAGGGCCTTGGACGTTATTGATCAAGGAGGAACAAGACATTTCGAGTGGAGTAATACAAAGAACTTATATGCACTTATGAATCAATTTTCAAAAGAATTATATCTAATGGATAAAACTATATATAAGTCTATGATGGTGCAAATGCTAATTTCGGACCCTGGTCAATTTAAGCCATACTTTGAGTTGGTGATCGATCACTATCCTTGGTCTAGAGCATACATGGTGAAATAA